The Tatumella ptyseos genome segment ACTACCGCTAAGTTTGACGGAGACTCTGAAGCCTTAGGTTTTTCTACAACGCCTACCATTGGTGCACTGTCACCAGGTTGTAATGTCGCACCTTGGCAGTCTACAACACCGTAAGCGGTCACGTCTTCAACCGGTTCAACCATGATCTGGCTACGGCCAGTTGATTCGAAGCGTGATAACATTTCAGCAAGGTTATCTTTCTTCGGATTAGATTCGTATTCATCAATGATGACATCAGGTAAGATTACCGCAAAAGGTTCATTGCCTACGACTGGGTGTGCACACATTACAGCATGACCTAACCCTTTCGCCTCGCCTTGACGGACTTGCATGATAGTCACGTGTGGAGGACAAATCCCTTGAATTTCATCTAACAGCTGACGCTTGACACGTTTTTCAAGCATTGCTTCTAATTCAAAGCTCGTATCGAAATGGTTTTCAATCGAGTTTTTAGAAGAGTGTGTCACTAACACTATTTCATTGATGCCCGCAGCGATACATTCATTCACCACGTATTGAATTAAAGGCTTATCAACCAGCGGTAACATCTCTTTTGGGATAGCTTTTGTCGCAGGTAACATTCTAGTACCTAATCCTGCAACGGGAATTACAGCTTTTCTAATTTTAGAAACGGGAGCAGACATCAAACAAACCTCGTTAGTTTGGCAGATTGCCAAAACATCCTTTAAAGAAACTAAATAATATCATAACAGTTAGTAAGAATTATCTAGAAAAAATAAAAATAGTTTAAGTATAAAAAGAGTTCATCAAGTTAATTACGAAAAACGTAACCATAACTTCCGCGGTCCATTCCACACTTCACATTCAGCACTTTGTAATAATAACCGTTGTTCTTGGACAGAATCGTGGTAATAACGCCCTAGGGCCAAATCCTTTATCAAAGTGGTGTGCCTTTGGTCATGATGAACGATACAAGATAACCCACTGTTTACGATTAACAGATGACCACGGGAACGATTAAAATACCCAATTACTAAGGGATATTCATCATGCAACCCAGACTTTTTTAACAAAAGTTGTAAGTCATGCAGTACTGAAGTTAATGCGGGAAGATAATCAGTATGGGAAGTAATGTGCTTTTTCAATAGATCATTAAAGAATGCTCTAAATAGCAGAGCGGTAACTGCCCCATACTCTCCTACCCACTCTGCATCAAATATATAGAAGCCAAATTCATGGTCTGATAACTCTGCAATATCGATAATTAATCCATTGTTTTCACTAGTATTGAGTTGACGATAACCGACATGGCATCCAGCAACAGTCAAATGGGCAGGAGGTTGCAGATTTCTGAGTAAGGCGAGAGATTCTTCAGGAAAAGAAACCAGATGGTTCCATTCTTGCTGTAACTTATCGTTTTCATCTATCTGAGAGCTGAACATATCGGGATACACGGCTTCAACCAGTAAGGTTTTTAGGGCTACAACATCCGTTAATGGCTTCAAGATAACATCATAAACCCCGGCCCGCATCACAGCAGCAATAAGATTAACGTCTTGGGTATCAGTCAACGCAATAATTGGCGTCTGCACCGTCGCGGCATGTAATTGTTTGATGAGCGGAACCGCTGGAATGTCCAGTAGATTGAGACCGCAGACAATCAGGGTAACATCATGTTGCTCAACAAGGTCTAATCCTTCTTCACCGCTGTCAGTTTTTATCACTTGCGCACCGGCATAGTGTAAAAATTCAGCCAGTACCGCGTCACAGACGGGATCATTGTCAATGATTACCACAATTTTATTGGTTAAGAAATTTTCCACACTCATCTACCTGCACTTTCATTTATACTGCTTGCTAAGTAAAACTTTCTGCGAAAAGCTTCACTCAGCTTAAGATATTGAAGTGAGTATAGCTGAAGTTTCTTGACTCGTTGTTCAATATTAAACAATTAAGAGTTTTGGATATCATTCCCCTTCATAAGAGAATTATTGTGCAACCAGACCTATGTCCATGTGGAAGCCTAAACCCGTTAGAACATTGTTGTCGTCCACTAATCAGGGGCGATGCTCACGCGTTATCGGCTGAGCAATTGATGCGCTCACGTTACACTGCTTATGCAATGAACGCTTATTCGTATATAACGGAGACGTGGCATAGCTCTACTCGTCATCCAACGTTAGCACACCTACTTGAACAAGAAAGCGTGGGGATACAGTGGCAAGGGCTAACAATTATTGAGACTCACGCTGGGCCCGTCGTTGATGAAGCCTTTGTTACCTTCTTCGCCCGCTATAAAAGTGATCAGCAGCCTGGCTGGATTTACGAAACTTCACGTTTTGTTCATGAAAATAATCGCTGGTATTATATTGACGGGGTTCATAAAATGCCGGGCCGTAATGAGATTTGTCCTTGCGGCTCACTAAAAAAATTTAAAAAATGCTGTGCACGCTAAGCTTTGTTAGCACACAGTTATACTATGCAACACAGGATCAGCTTTAATGTCAGCGAAAAATATTGAACGTAAAATTCTCCGTACCATCTGCCCCGATGCTAAGGGCTTAATCGCTAAAATTACGAATATCTGTTACAAGCATGAATTAAATATCGTTCAAAATAATGAATTCGTCGACCACCGCACTGGTCGTTTTTTCATGCGTACCGAGTTAGAAGGAATTTTTAATGACTCAACACTGTTAGCGGATCTTGACGGGGCGCTACCAAGCGGCTCACTTCGTGAACTGCATGCTGCGGGACGTCGTCGCATTGTCATTATGGTCACTCGTGAAGCACATTGTTTAGGTGACCTGTTAATGAAAAGCGCGTTCGGCGGTTTAGACGTGGAAATTGCGGCAGTGATAGGTAATCATGACACCTTGAAATCATTAGTTGAGCGTTTCGATATTCCTTTTATCCACATTAGTCATGACAATCTGACACGTGAAGCACACGATACTCAAATGGCAGACTGCATCGACCAATATCAGCCTGACTATGTGGTATTGGCGAAATATATGCGTGTATTAACGCCTGAATTCGTTAAACGTTTTCCTAACCAAATTATTAATATTCACCACTCCTTTCTCCCTGCATTCATCGGCGCTCGCCCCTATCACCAGGCTTATGAACGTGGCGTAAAACTCATTGGTGCCACCGCGCATTACGTAAATGATAACTTGGATGAAGGTCCAATCATTATGCAGGATGTAATCAACATTGACCACAGCTATACCGCGGAAGAGATGATCCGTGCTGGACGCGATGTTGAGAAAAATGTGCTAAGCCGTGCTGTCGATAAAGTCTTGGCACAGCGTGTATTTGTGTACGGAAATCGTACAATAATATTATAGAGTAGATCATTTGATTATTATTGCGTCGGCTTTCGCACAGAAACAAAGCACTTGATTGAATATCGTTG includes the following:
- the galU gene encoding UTP--glucose-1-phosphate uridylyltransferase GalU; protein product: MSAPVSKIRKAVIPVAGLGTRMLPATKAIPKEMLPLVDKPLIQYVVNECIAAGINEIVLVTHSSKNSIENHFDTSFELEAMLEKRVKRQLLDEIQGICPPHVTIMQVRQGEAKGLGHAVMCAHPVVGNEPFAVILPDVIIDEYESNPKKDNLAEMLSRFESTGRSQIMVEPVEDVTAYGVVDCQGATLQPGDSAPMVGVVEKPKASESPSNLAVVGRYVLSADIWPLLAKTPAGAGGEIQLTDSIAMMMEKETVEAYHLKGVSHDCGNKLGYMQAFVEYGVRHPVLGEDFKAWLSENVK
- a CDS encoding response regulator, which translates into the protein MSVENFLTNKIVVIIDNDPVCDAVLAEFLHYAGAQVIKTDSGEEGLDLVEQHDVTLIVCGLNLLDIPAVPLIKQLHAATVQTPIIALTDTQDVNLIAAVMRAGVYDVILKPLTDVVALKTLLVEAVYPDMFSSQIDENDKLQQEWNHLVSFPEESLALLRNLQPPAHLTVAGCHVGYRQLNTSENNGLIIDIAELSDHEFGFYIFDAEWVGEYGAVTALLFRAFFNDLLKKHITSHTDYLPALTSVLHDLQLLLKKSGLHDEYPLVIGYFNRSRGHLLIVNSGLSCIVHHDQRHTTLIKDLALGRYYHDSVQEQRLLLQSAECEVWNGPRKLWLRFS
- a CDS encoding YchJ family protein; the encoded protein is MQPDLCPCGSLNPLEHCCRPLIRGDAHALSAEQLMRSRYTAYAMNAYSYITETWHSSTRHPTLAHLLEQESVGIQWQGLTIIETHAGPVVDEAFVTFFARYKSDQQPGWIYETSRFVHENNRWYYIDGVHKMPGRNEICPCGSLKKFKKCCAR
- the purU gene encoding formyltetrahydrofolate deformylase, whose translation is MSAKNIERKILRTICPDAKGLIAKITNICYKHELNIVQNNEFVDHRTGRFFMRTELEGIFNDSTLLADLDGALPSGSLRELHAAGRRRIVIMVTREAHCLGDLLMKSAFGGLDVEIAAVIGNHDTLKSLVERFDIPFIHISHDNLTREAHDTQMADCIDQYQPDYVVLAKYMRVLTPEFVKRFPNQIINIHHSFLPAFIGARPYHQAYERGVKLIGATAHYVNDNLDEGPIIMQDVINIDHSYTAEEMIRAGRDVEKNVLSRAVDKVLAQRVFVYGNRTIIL